One stretch of Armatimonadota bacterium DNA includes these proteins:
- the rpmG gene encoding 50S ribosomal protein L33: protein MAQKEVRVLVTMTCPECKSRNYTTSKNRQKTQKKLELMKFCPNPKCRKHTRHTEGK, encoded by the coding sequence ATGGCGCAAAAAGAGGTCCGGGTACTGGTGACGATGACCTGCCCGGAGTGCAAGTCGCGGAACTACACGACGAGCAAAAATCGTCAGAAGACTCAAAAGAAGCTGGAGCTGATGAAGTTCTGCCCGAATCCGAAATGCCGGAAACACACGCGGCACACAGAGGGCAAGTAG
- the secE gene encoding preprotein translocase subunit SecE: protein MAAEKTTGAPGEPVRKQPNFFAEVITELKKTTWPTRQAANRLTMEVLMVLLVVGIYMGTLDWLCTQIVNRFQLLR, encoded by the coding sequence ATGGCAGCAGAAAAAACGACGGGCGCGCCCGGTGAGCCGGTCCGCAAACAGCCGAACTTCTTCGCGGAGGTAATTACCGAGTTGAAGAAGACCACCTGGCCCACCCGCCAGGCAGCCAACCGGCTTACAATGGAAGTGCTGATGGTGCTCCTGGTCGTCGGCATCTACATGGGCACGCTGGATTGGCTTTGCACGCAGATCGTCAACAGGTTCCAGTTGCTGCGCTAA
- the nusG gene encoding transcription termination/antitermination factor NusG — MQRHWYAVHTYSGHENKVMNNITSRAKSMGLADKIFRVLVPTEAELRTRAGKKTEHKRKVFPGYVLIDMVLDPTTWHLVKSTTGVTGFVTSGDKAIPLQESEVQQILEAVEGNKPTPVVRFEKNEVVRVISGPFTEFTGKIEEVNADKEKLKVLISIFGRDTPVELDFQQVEKIV, encoded by the coding sequence ATGCAACGACATTGGTACGCCGTCCACACCTACTCCGGCCACGAAAACAAGGTGATGAACAACATCACGAGCCGGGCCAAATCGATGGGCCTGGCGGACAAGATATTTCGCGTGCTGGTGCCCACGGAAGCCGAGTTGAGAACCCGCGCGGGCAAGAAGACGGAACACAAGCGCAAAGTCTTCCCAGGGTACGTACTCATCGATATGGTTCTGGACCCCACCACGTGGCACCTGGTGAAGTCGACGACGGGCGTTACCGGTTTCGTCACGTCGGGTGACAAGGCGATTCCGCTTCAGGAGAGCGAAGTTCAGCAGATTCTGGAGGCGGTTGAGGGCAACAAGCCGACACCGGTGGTGCGCTTCGAGAAGAACGAGGTTGTGCGCGTGATTTCGGGTCCGTTCACGGAATTCACCGGCAAGATCGAAGAAGTGAATGCCGACAAGGAGAAGCTGAAGGTACTGATCTCCATCTTCGGACGCGATACGCCGGTCGAGCTTGATTTTCAACAGGTAGAAAAGATCGTTTAG
- the rplK gene encoding 50S ribosomal protein L11: MAKKITAVVKLQISAGKATPAPPVGSSLGPYGINMMEFIKAYNDKTASQVGTIVPAEITIYEDRSFTFITKTPPAAELIKKELSLEKGSGVPNRDKIGVLTSEQIRRIAEIKMPDLNANDLEAAMKVVAGTARSMGVDVAQ; this comes from the coding sequence ATGGCGAAGAAGATTACGGCGGTTGTAAAACTACAGATATCAGCCGGCAAGGCTACCCCGGCGCCGCCCGTCGGCTCCAGCCTGGGCCCGTATGGCATCAACATGATGGAGTTCATCAAGGCGTACAACGACAAAACGGCCAGCCAGGTCGGAACGATCGTGCCTGCGGAGATCACCATCTATGAAGATCGCTCCTTCACGTTTATCACCAAAACGCCACCGGCGGCGGAACTGATAAAGAAGGAGTTGAGCCTGGAGAAGGGTTCGGGCGTACCGAATCGAGACAAGATTGGCGTGCTGACCTCAGAACAGATTCGGCGCATCGCCGAGATCAAGATGCCCGACCTGAACGCCAACGATCTGGAGGCCGCCATGAAGGTGGTGGCCGGCACGGCGCGCTCCATGGGCGTGGACGTGGCACAATAG
- the rplA gene encoding 50S ribosomal protein L1, whose translation MPPEDLKTNEEPERASRSFATRRREKRGRRKHSNRYLELVRRVGRGAPRPVDEAIALVKSMATAGFDETIEVAVQLGVDPRHGEQAVRGTTMLPHGTGKGKVVWVFARGDAAAAATAAGADVVGAEDLVERIQKAGGAECDLLVAAPDMMVLLRPLGQLLKAKMPNPKSGTVTAAPGDIVTEVKKGTRTEYRVEKAGIIHSSIGKASFPDDHLRDNLVALLLALIKSKPPTSKGKYLRAISVSSSMSPGVPVDTVAAQKLTGRG comes from the coding sequence ATGCCACCGGAAGATCTGAAGACCAATGAAGAGCCTGAGAGGGCCAGTCGATCCTTTGCGACTCGCCGCCGGGAAAAGCGCGGCAGACGCAAACATAGCAACCGATATCTGGAGCTAGTCCGCCGCGTTGGCCGCGGAGCGCCGCGCCCGGTGGATGAGGCGATTGCTCTTGTAAAATCGATGGCGACAGCCGGCTTCGACGAAACCATCGAAGTCGCGGTGCAGTTGGGCGTAGACCCACGCCATGGCGAGCAGGCGGTGCGCGGCACCACCATGCTTCCACATGGCACCGGGAAGGGAAAGGTTGTTTGGGTATTCGCGCGGGGCGATGCCGCGGCCGCCGCTACCGCAGCCGGCGCCGATGTGGTTGGCGCCGAGGACCTTGTTGAACGAATTCAGAAGGCCGGCGGCGCCGAGTGCGACCTGCTGGTCGCCGCGCCGGATATGATGGTTCTGTTGCGCCCGCTTGGGCAACTGCTCAAGGCAAAGATGCCGAACCCCAAATCGGGAACGGTGACGGCAGCGCCCGGCGACATTGTAACGGAAGTGAAAAAGGGTACGCGTACCGAGTACCGCGTGGAGAAGGCGGGCATTATCCACTCGTCCATCGGTAAGGCCAGCTTCCCGGATGACCACCTGCGCGACAACCTTGTGGCGCTATTGCTGGCGCTGATCAAATCAAAGCCGCCAACCTCCAAAGGCAAGTACCTGCGCGCCATCTCAGTCAGCTCCAGCATGAGCCCTGGCGTACCGGTTGATACGGTGGCCGCACAAAAGCTTACCGGCAGGGGCTGA
- a CDS encoding F0F1 ATP synthase subunit epsilon, producing MPTFQLDLVTPERMVFSDHVQSIVAPGVEGSFGVLAGHASFLTELRVGLISLTLPTGFGSHIATSGGFLQVSGNKVIILADTAELAEEIDVERAQASADRARSALEVGGGSGGAEAARAELERSLNRIRVAQMRLHT from the coding sequence ATGCCCACCTTTCAGCTCGATCTCGTCACGCCGGAGCGCATGGTCTTCTCCGATCACGTGCAAAGTATCGTAGCGCCCGGCGTCGAAGGGTCCTTTGGCGTGCTGGCAGGCCATGCCTCCTTCCTCACCGAGCTGCGCGTGGGGTTGATCTCACTCACGCTTCCCACGGGGTTTGGTTCCCACATCGCCACCAGTGGCGGATTCCTCCAGGTCAGCGGCAATAAGGTGATCATACTGGCCGATACAGCGGAACTGGCCGAAGAGATCGACGTGGAGCGAGCCCAAGCCTCGGCGGATCGGGCGCGCAGTGCGCTGGAAGTTGGGGGCGGTTCGGGCGGAGCGGAAGCGGCTCGGGCCGAGTTGGAGCGGTCGCTCAACCGGATTCGCGTCGCTCAAATGCGCCTGCACACGTAG
- the atpD gene encoding F0F1 ATP synthase subunit beta, with translation MATGQIVQVQGPVVDLGFPAGELPQILHACTITDPARNINLTVEVALHLGNNVVRCIAMSSTDGLVRGMPAQDTGEAISVPVGKNVLGRIVNLLGRPIDEKGSIEVAERWPIHRPPPSFSDQNPTQEVLETGLKVVDLLTPFLKGGKIGLFGGAGLGKTVLIQELITNIATEHGGYSVFAGVGERTREGNDLWLEMTESGVIDKTAMVFGQMNEPPGARLRVALSALTIAEYFREQEGQDVLLFIDNIFRFVQAGSEVSALLGRIPSAVGYQPTLGTEMGDLQERITSTRKGSVTSVQAIYVPADDPTDPAPATTFAHLDAYVYLERRVSEKGIYPAVDPLASTSRILTPAVVGEEHYQVARQVQQILQRYKELQDIIAILGIEELSDEDRTVVNRARRIERFLSQAFRVAEQFTGQPGKYVPIKDTIRSFKEVVEGKYDHLPEQAFYMVGTVEEAVEKARTIEAGAA, from the coding sequence ATGGCAACCGGACAAATCGTACAGGTTCAGGGACCGGTAGTTGATCTCGGCTTTCCGGCCGGAGAGCTTCCGCAGATACTGCATGCCTGTACCATCACGGATCCCGCCCGAAACATCAACCTGACCGTTGAAGTAGCGCTTCACCTTGGCAACAATGTGGTGCGCTGTATCGCGATGTCCAGCACCGATGGCCTGGTGCGCGGGATGCCGGCGCAGGATACCGGCGAGGCGATATCCGTGCCGGTCGGCAAGAATGTACTGGGGCGGATCGTGAATCTGCTCGGCCGCCCGATTGACGAGAAGGGTTCGATCGAGGTAGCGGAGCGCTGGCCCATCCATCGTCCACCGCCGAGCTTCTCCGACCAGAATCCCACGCAGGAGGTCCTGGAGACCGGCCTCAAGGTCGTTGATCTGCTCACACCGTTTCTCAAGGGCGGCAAGATTGGCCTGTTCGGCGGCGCGGGTCTCGGCAAAACGGTGCTTATTCAGGAGCTTATCACCAACATTGCTACCGAACACGGCGGCTATTCGGTGTTTGCCGGCGTGGGGGAGCGCACCCGCGAGGGCAATGACCTCTGGCTGGAGATGACCGAATCCGGCGTCATTGATAAAACCGCCATGGTCTTCGGCCAGATGAACGAGCCGCCGGGCGCGCGCCTCCGTGTTGCGCTCTCCGCGCTCACTATCGCCGAGTACTTCCGAGAGCAGGAGGGCCAGGATGTACTGCTCTTTATCGACAATATCTTCCGCTTCGTGCAGGCCGGTTCCGAGGTATCCGCGCTCCTCGGCCGCATCCCGAGCGCGGTCGGTTATCAGCCGACGCTCGGCACCGAAATGGGTGACCTGCAGGAGCGCATCACGTCAACCCGGAAGGGCTCTGTAACCTCGGTGCAGGCAATCTACGTGCCCGCCGACGACCCAACGGATCCCGCTCCGGCCACAACCTTTGCGCACCTGGACGCCTACGTCTATCTGGAGCGGCGGGTATCGGAGAAGGGCATCTATCCGGCGGTTGACCCGCTCGCCTCTACCTCGCGCATCCTCACGCCGGCCGTGGTCGGTGAGGAGCATTACCAGGTGGCGCGGCAGGTTCAGCAGATTCTTCAGCGGTATAAAGAGCTTCAAGACATCATTGCCATTTTGGGAATCGAGGAGCTTTCCGATGAAGACCGCACCGTGGTGAACCGCGCCCGGCGCATCGAGCGGTTCCTGTCGCAGGCGTTCCGCGTCGCGGAGCAGTTTACTGGCCAGCCCGGTAAGTACGTGCCGATCAAGGATACGATCCGCTCGTTCAAAGAGGTCGTAGAGGGCAAATACGATCATCTGCCGGAGCAGGCGTTCTACATGGTCGGTACTGTGGAAGAGGCGGTTGAGAAAGCGCGCACCATCGAGGCCGGCGCCGCGTAG
- a CDS encoding fumarylacetoacetate hydrolase family protein: protein MRLVRFNEGRLGVATPNGSVIDLAAAAGPAGIERFPASMSAFLARGAEGFADAVRTADAASPTSVLPPGSVQLLSPVGDPPKIICIGQNYRDHCAEQNQPIPERAIIFSKFATALNRPGGAIVLPKISEQVDYEAELAFVIGVGGRDIPESEARRHIAGYMCANDVSARDIQFGDKQWVRGKTFDSFFPCGPWLVTADEIDDPHNLAISLTLNGKVMQQSNTGNLVFGVDSLVSYLSQVVTLQPGDIVSTGTPGGVGVFRDPPVFLLPGDEVAVTISGLGTLTNTVTAA from the coding sequence ATGAGGCTTGTTCGCTTTAATGAGGGACGCCTTGGCGTCGCGACCCCGAACGGTTCGGTGATCGACCTTGCCGCGGCGGCCGGCCCGGCCGGCATCGAGAGGTTTCCGGCTTCGATGTCGGCTTTTTTGGCGCGCGGAGCTGAGGGCTTCGCAGACGCAGTTCGAACCGCGGACGCGGCATCGCCCACCAGCGTGCTGCCACCCGGATCCGTTCAGCTGCTATCCCCGGTGGGTGATCCGCCGAAGATCATCTGCATTGGTCAGAACTACCGCGATCACTGTGCCGAGCAGAATCAGCCTATACCCGAGCGAGCGATTATCTTCTCCAAATTTGCCACTGCCCTCAACCGGCCCGGCGGCGCAATCGTTCTGCCGAAGATATCGGAACAGGTGGATTACGAGGCGGAACTGGCGTTTGTTATCGGCGTTGGCGGGCGCGACATTCCTGAGTCTGAGGCGCGGCGCCATATTGCCGGCTACATGTGCGCCAACGATGTATCGGCGCGTGACATCCAGTTTGGCGACAAGCAGTGGGTTCGCGGCAAAACGTTCGATTCTTTCTTTCCATGCGGACCATGGCTGGTGACGGCGGACGAGATAGATGATCCGCACAACCTGGCAATCTCGCTGACGCTTAACGGTAAGGTGATGCAGCAGTCGAATACGGGAAACCTGGTCTTTGGCGTCGACTCGCTGGTCAGTTATCTTTCGCAGGTGGTTACGCTGCAGCCTGGCGATATCGTAAGCACCGGTACACCGGGCGGCGTTGGCGTATTCCGCGATCCACCGGTGTTTCTGCTTCCGGGTGACGAGGTGGCGGTCACCATCTCCGGGCTTGGAACGCTCACGAACACGGTAACGGCTGCCTAG
- a CDS encoding Gfo/Idh/MocA family oxidoreductase: MANSIINAALVGCGVISGAHMRAWQHVTDSARVTVCCDVNGALAAQTAEKWNARSCVEFQMLLDDPAIQAVDLCLPHHLHAEYAIRAMNAGKHVLCEKPLAISVQDCRAMIDASVRSGVVLMHGENMRFAATIAMAADAAASGEIGDLVGVQAAYSHYQRAEMNSGWRGDLSLAGGGHLIDGAIHVVDAMRQVAGDIETVFAACARHRPELGAASEDTASLSMRFASGVLGQLFATHAATGRGGAPVLTLFGTTGCVSVGSPLGAVVAWYPGSEPNVMMPAYDWQDTFDGEIRNFVDAVNGIQQLRGTPRDGLLNLAVVLAAYRSAEVMAEVSVAEVLNG; encoded by the coding sequence ATGGCGAACTCAATCATCAATGCAGCGCTCGTGGGATGTGGCGTCATCAGCGGAGCGCATATGCGCGCCTGGCAGCACGTGACCGATTCTGCGCGGGTGACCGTTTGCTGCGACGTGAATGGAGCGCTTGCCGCTCAGACTGCAGAGAAGTGGAACGCCCGCTCGTGTGTGGAGTTCCAAATGCTCCTCGACGACCCCGCCATTCAGGCCGTGGACCTGTGCCTGCCACACCACCTTCATGCTGAGTACGCCATCCGCGCGATGAACGCCGGCAAGCACGTTCTGTGCGAGAAGCCCCTGGCAATCAGCGTTCAGGATTGCCGGGCGATGATCGATGCATCGGTGCGGAGCGGGGTGGTACTGATGCACGGCGAGAACATGCGATTTGCCGCGACGATAGCGATGGCGGCGGATGCAGCGGCGTCCGGCGAAATCGGCGATCTGGTTGGGGTACAGGCCGCTTACAGCCACTACCAACGCGCGGAAATGAACAGCGGCTGGCGTGGCGATCTCAGTCTGGCGGGTGGCGGCCACCTGATAGACGGGGCAATCCACGTCGTAGATGCCATGCGGCAGGTGGCCGGCGATATTGAGACGGTTTTCGCAGCCTGTGCACGGCACCGGCCGGAATTAGGCGCCGCGTCGGAAGATACCGCGAGCCTCTCGATGCGCTTTGCCAGTGGCGTGCTGGGCCAGCTCTTCGCCACGCATGCCGCCACCGGGCGCGGCGGCGCGCCGGTACTCACCCTCTTTGGCACAACGGGTTGCGTAAGCGTCGGAAGCCCACTTGGCGCCGTAGTGGCCTGGTATCCGGGCAGTGAACCGAACGTGATGATGCCGGCTTACGACTGGCAGGATACCTTTGACGGCGAAATCCGGAACTTTGTGGACGCAGTCAACGGCATTCAACAACTCCGCGGCACGCCGCGCGATGGATTGCTCAATCTGGCCGTAGTCCTGGCAGCGTACCGCTCCGCGGAGGTTATGGCGGAAGTCTCCGTGGCGGAAGTGCTGAACGGCTAG
- a CDS encoding VOC family protein — protein MRVFELNHVAINVSDLDRSIRFYGETLGLPQIARPAFAFPGAWFALGSQELHLIADWPPPTGPRLHHHFALRVPNAFEARRHLEEHGVAGLRGPAPRPDGPMQLFFTDPDGYSIEMYSLPDNDPGSTGGSK, from the coding sequence ATTCGGGTCTTCGAGCTCAACCACGTGGCGATTAACGTTAGCGACCTGGACCGTTCCATTCGGTTTTACGGTGAAACCCTGGGACTGCCGCAGATTGCGCGGCCGGCATTCGCGTTTCCTGGCGCCTGGTTCGCACTCGGCTCTCAGGAACTCCACCTCATCGCAGACTGGCCTCCGCCTACCGGCCCACGTTTGCACCACCACTTCGCGCTGCGTGTACCCAATGCCTTCGAGGCGCGCAGGCACCTTGAGGAGCATGGCGTTGCGGGCCTTCGTGGCCCGGCGCCGCGTCCAGATGGCCCCATGCAGTTGTTCTTCACCGACCCGGACGGCTACAGCATTGAGATGTACTCGCTGCCGGACAACGACCCGGGCAGCACGGGAGGTTCCAAATGA
- a CDS encoding YbjQ family protein, which yields MCTTTLEVDGFEITRHLGIVRGITVRTRGALFQIAVGLRQMVGGRIGAYVELCEYAREEALQYMLTHAREHGANAVVGMRYDATELGPGITEVLAYGTAVVVQPKTG from the coding sequence ATGTGCACCACCACTCTTGAGGTCGACGGCTTCGAGATTACGCGCCACCTGGGGATTGTGCGCGGGATTACAGTCCGTACTCGGGGCGCGCTGTTTCAGATCGCTGTGGGGTTGCGTCAGATGGTCGGTGGGCGTATCGGCGCCTATGTGGAGTTGTGTGAATACGCCCGCGAGGAGGCGCTGCAGTACATGCTGACGCATGCCCGCGAGCATGGCGCCAACGCAGTGGTTGGCATGCGCTACGACGCCACGGAATTGGGCCCGGGCATCACCGAGGTTCTCGCTTACGGCACGGCGGTGGTCGTCCAGCCGAAGACGGGCTGA
- a CDS encoding GNAT family N-acetyltransferase, producing MEHDGESSGDAMLLAAILNHRSMEEANRCVARLAATEFRGDADGLSWFASRIASPVANMVVRTRLGGPPREGAIENLLDTYRKLGSPIAWLVGPASTPGNLDKELEAHGLINQTQLPLMNIDLEKYSSTATPAGVTISEVETDSELATFTDIAAEAFECPRGAIALWSDAGMRMPRDGEVRARMFLASLDGVPVATAQLAVALGVAGVYAVSTLPKARGRGLGTAVTWAALTAGREMGCRVGTLQASPMGKPVYHRMGFVEVGAISLFGFGGG from the coding sequence ATGGAACATGACGGCGAATCCAGCGGCGACGCCATGTTGTTGGCCGCCATACTGAACCATCGAAGCATGGAGGAGGCCAACCGCTGTGTTGCCCGGCTGGCAGCCACCGAGTTTCGGGGCGACGCGGATGGTTTATCATGGTTCGCGAGCCGGATAGCGAGCCCGGTAGCCAACATGGTAGTACGCACCCGCCTCGGCGGGCCACCGCGTGAAGGAGCGATCGAAAACCTTCTCGATACCTACCGCAAGCTGGGCAGCCCCATCGCCTGGCTGGTTGGGCCCGCCTCAACGCCCGGCAACCTGGACAAAGAACTCGAGGCCCATGGTCTTATAAACCAGACGCAGTTGCCGCTGATGAATATCGACCTGGAGAAGTACAGCTCGACGGCGACGCCAGCGGGAGTCACGATTTCCGAGGTAGAGACGGATAGCGAGCTCGCGACTTTCACGGATATAGCCGCTGAAGCGTTTGAATGTCCACGTGGCGCCATCGCTCTCTGGTCCGATGCCGGTATGCGCATGCCACGCGACGGTGAGGTACGCGCCCGGATGTTCCTGGCCTCGCTGGATGGCGTGCCGGTCGCCACGGCCCAGCTTGCGGTGGCGCTGGGCGTGGCCGGAGTCTACGCGGTGTCGACCCTCCCGAAAGCACGCGGCCGGGGTCTCGGCACTGCAGTGACGTGGGCAGCGCTTACCGCGGGCCGCGAGATGGGATGCCGGGTGGGCACGCTGCAGGCGTCGCCAATGGGCAAACCGGTCTATCACCGAATGGGCTTTGTAGAGGTTGGTGCGATCTCGCTGTTCGGATTCGGCGGCGGATGA
- a CDS encoding class I SAM-dependent methyltransferase: MTSEAGSAFSQIAPIYDELMRGVPYGKWYNYVLLLLQRNGRSPTSALDLACGTGTFSLLLAKSGMAVTGVDRSAGMIDEARRKASAQNLDVRYLVQEASALDVGGEPFDLCVCLFDSLNYILDDTALLQCFSRVRSSLTPRAAFIFDMNTEFALANEFFDQEVLDEEEPLRHRWLSRYDADTGLCRVEMEFWIRRQDGTDEMLHETHVQRAPSVEQVTRLLMLAGFRRVEAFNSFTLAPPGPCSDRVHYVALPA, translated from the coding sequence ATGACGTCGGAAGCCGGCTCGGCGTTCTCGCAGATCGCGCCGATCTACGATGAACTGATGCGGGGAGTACCGTACGGCAAGTGGTACAACTACGTGCTGCTGCTGCTCCAGCGCAACGGCCGGAGTCCGACGAGCGCACTGGACCTTGCCTGCGGCACCGGCACATTCAGCCTGCTGCTGGCGAAGAGCGGTATGGCGGTAACCGGTGTGGACCGCTCCGCAGGCATGATCGACGAGGCCCGCCGAAAAGCGTCCGCACAAAACCTGGATGTTCGATACCTGGTACAGGAAGCCAGCGCTCTCGACGTCGGCGGCGAGCCGTTCGATCTGTGCGTATGCCTCTTCGACAGTCTCAACTATATCCTGGATGACACCGCCCTGCTGCAGTGCTTCTCGCGCGTGCGCAGCAGCTTGACGCCACGCGCCGCGTTCATCTTTGACATGAACACGGAGTTCGCCCTGGCCAACGAGTTCTTTGACCAGGAGGTGCTGGATGAGGAGGAGCCTCTACGCCACCGGTGGCTCAGTCGCTATGATGCAGATACGGGCCTGTGCCGCGTCGAGATGGAGTTCTGGATTCGCCGGCAGGACGGCACGGACGAGATGCTGCACGAAACCCATGTTCAACGGGCGCCCTCCGTGGAACAGGTGACACGCCTGTTGATGTTGGCGGGATTCCGTCGCGTGGAGGCGTTCAACAGCTTCACCCTGGCGCCACCGGGCCCGTGCTCCGACCGGGTGCATTATGTAGCGTTACCTGCATAG
- the lysA gene encoding diaminopimelate decarboxylase — protein sequence MAAIFCYQRIRVPIHLQGTQAISDQGHLTVGGCDTVALAAEFGTPLYVLDEDALRGNLNRYRTAFEQAYPRCRCYFAGKALLNLAVVRIVDEAGWNLDVATEGELAVAVAAGLPAARIAFHGSNKSMGEVMAGLGAGIGHFVLDNQHELELLRTATAQTGKRVRVMVRCTPGVDPQTHRLIRTGQADTKFGFNITDGSALKAVAGVLDTPHLHFVGLHCHIGSQLQDAETHEQAAAIMASLTREVHAQLGARVEELNLGGGLGVRYSDADHPPTYAEFAARVSGALKAALAMDEDRLPVLGLEPGRSIAAEAGLTLYTVGAIKSVPVSEPAGRRKYVSIDGGMSDNPRPQMYGAVYSCVVANRANEPHTEVCALAGKHCETDVLVQRAHLAHVEAGDTVAVQTTGAYNSTMASNYNRMPRPAMVLVGAGKPDLIVERESLSDLLRRERVPERLARRPAANVAVN from the coding sequence ATGGCCGCGATTTTTTGCTATCAGAGGATTCGCGTGCCGATACATCTGCAAGGAACGCAAGCGATCAGCGACCAGGGCCACCTGACGGTTGGAGGCTGCGACACGGTTGCCCTGGCGGCGGAATTCGGCACTCCGCTCTATGTACTGGACGAGGATGCGCTGCGGGGCAACCTCAATCGGTACCGCACGGCATTTGAACAGGCGTACCCCCGCTGTCGCTGCTACTTCGCCGGTAAGGCCCTGCTGAATCTCGCCGTGGTGCGCATAGTGGATGAGGCTGGCTGGAACCTGGATGTAGCGACGGAGGGCGAATTGGCGGTCGCCGTGGCGGCCGGACTACCGGCGGCGCGAATCGCGTTTCACGGCAGCAACAAGTCGATGGGTGAAGTGATGGCCGGCCTGGGCGCCGGCATTGGCCACTTTGTGCTGGACAATCAGCACGAACTGGAACTGCTGCGCACGGCCACGGCACAGACCGGCAAGCGAGTGCGTGTCATGGTGAGGTGCACGCCCGGTGTGGATCCGCAAACGCACCGGCTGATTCGAACCGGGCAGGCGGATACCAAATTCGGCTTTAACATCACCGATGGCTCGGCGCTGAAGGCGGTTGCCGGCGTGCTGGATACCCCTCATCTGCATTTTGTAGGCCTCCACTGTCACATCGGATCGCAGTTGCAGGATGCGGAGACACACGAGCAGGCAGCGGCGATTATGGCGTCGCTTACGCGCGAAGTTCACGCTCAACTAGGCGCCCGGGTGGAGGAGCTGAATCTTGGTGGCGGGCTTGGCGTCCGCTACAGCGACGCCGACCATCCGCCTACCTACGCGGAGTTTGCCGCACGGGTCTCCGGCGCTTTGAAGGCTGCGCTGGCAATGGATGAGGATCGCCTGCCGGTACTGGGCCTGGAACCGGGCAGATCCATCGCCGCCGAGGCCGGCTTGACGCTCTACACGGTCGGAGCGATTAAATCGGTTCCGGTTTCGGAGCCGGCCGGACGTAGAAAGTACGTTTCGATTGATGGAGGCATGTCAGACAATCCGCGGCCTCAGATGTACGGTGCAGTTTACAGCTGTGTGGTGGCAAATCGAGCGAACGAGCCGCACACGGAAGTCTGTGCACTCGCGGGCAAACATTGTGAGACCGACGTATTGGTGCAGCGGGCGCATCTGGCGCACGTTGAGGCGGGCGACACGGTAGCGGTACAGACCACAGGCGCCTATAACTCTACGATGGCCAGCAACTATAACCGAATGCCAAGACCTGCGATGGTGTTGGTTGGCGCAGGTAAGCCTGACTTGATTGTAGAGCGGGAGTCGTTATCGGATTTGCTCCGCCGGGAGCGCGTTCCGGAGCGGCTTGCCAGGCGTCCGGCCGCCAACGTGGCAGTGAACTGA